Below is a window of bacterium DNA.
CGCCGAGGGCGACAGCATCGACGTCTTCGACAACGTCTAGCGCGGGCGCCGCGCGCGACGCGGCGTGATCGATAGGGGTAGCAATGGCCATCAAAAAACTGAAGCCCGTGACGCCCGGACAGCGCTTCCGCACGGTCTCCGACTTCAGCGAGCTGACCGCGAGTCGTCCCGAGAAGTCGCTGCTCGAGCCCCTCAACAAGACGGGCGGGCGCAACAACAACGGCCGCATCACCTGCCGGCACCGCGGCGGCGGCCACAAGCGCCGCTACCGGCTGATCGACTTCAAGCGCGACAAGCGCGATATCCCGGCGCGCGTGGCGACGGTCGAGTACGACCCGAACCGCAGCGCCCGCATCGCCCTGCTGTCCTACGCGGACGGCGAGAAGCGCTACATCCTCTGGCCGAACGGCCTGAAGGTGAACGACACGGTGCTGGCCGGCGAGGCCGCCACGTTCAACGTTGGCAACTCGCTGCCGCTGCACCGCGTGCCCCTGGGCACCCTGGTGCACAACGTCGAGCTGCAGATCGGCCGCGGCGGCCAGATCGTGCGCAGCGCCGGCTCGTTCGCCCAGGTGCTGGCCAAGGAGGGCGACTACGTCACCCTGCGCCTGCCCAGCGGCGAGGTGCGCATGGTGCATCGCAACTGTTACGCCACCATCGGCGAGGTCGGCAACTCCGAGCACGAGAACGTCGTGATCGGCAAGGCGGGCAAGACCCGCTGGCTCGGCCGCCGTCCCAAGGTGCGCGGCGTGGCCATGAACCCGGTGGACCATCCGCACGGCGGCGGCGAGGGCCGCACCTCGGGCGGCCGGCACCCGGTCACGCCCTGGGGCGTGCCCACCAAGGGCTTCAAGACGCGTCACAAGAAGCCGTCCGACCGCTTCATCGTGCGGCGGCGGGGCAAGAAGTAGCGGAGGACCGCGGACCGGCTCCGGCCGGCCAGGCCCGGGACGAAGGATGGGAGCAGCATGGCTCGTTCGATCAAAAAGGGTCCCTTCATCGACGACCACCTCATGAAGAAGGTCGTCGACATGAACGACAAGGGTGAGAAGCGGGTCGTCAAGACCTGGTCGCGCCGCTCGACGATCGTGCCCGAGTTCCTCGGCCACACCCTTGCCGTGCACAACGGCAAGCAGTTCATCCCGGTCTACGTCCAGGAGAACATGGTGGGTCACAAGCTCGGGGAGTTCGCGGCGACGCGGACCTACCGCGGTCATACGAGCAAGGACAAGAAGAAGAAGTAGTGCGCCACTGGCGGAGGTAGGTGTCATGGACGGCCGTGCAGTCAATCGTTTTGTCAGGATTTCGGCCCGGAAGGCCCGCATCGTGGCCGACCTGGTGCGGGGCAAGCGCGTGGATCAGGCCCTGATGATCCTGCGGCTGACGCCGAAGAAGGCGTCGCCCCTGCTCACCAAGGCGATCCTCTCGGCGACGGCGAACGCCCGCGTCGCCGGCGGCGCCGAGGCCCGGGTCGAGAATTCGGGCTTCATCGTCTCGGAGGTCCGCATCGACGAGGGCCCGACGATGAAGCGGATCCGCCCCCGCGCCCAGGGCCGGGCGTACCGGATCCTCAAGCGGACCAGCCACATCCAGGTGACGGTTTCCTCCGTCCAGTAGGACGGGGTCAGGGACGGGCGCCGCAGGGGCGCCCCGACAGGCGGCACAGGAAAGGACGAGCATGGGTCAGAAAACGCATCCGGTCGGATTCCGCTTGGGAATCGTCAAGGACTGGAACTCTTCGTGGTTCAGCGACAAGAGCTATGCGGACTGGCTGCAGGAAGACCTGCTGCTGCGGCGCTACGTGACGGCGCGCGTGGGCAGCGCCGGCATCGCCTCGATCAAGATCAAGCGCTACCGCGAGAAGGTGAACGTCATCATCTCGACCAGCCGGCCCGGCGTCGTCATCGGCCGGCAGGGCAAGCGCGCCGACGAGCTGCGCGCCGAGCTGCAGCAGACGATCGGCAAGAACGTCAAGCTGGACGTCGAAGAGGTCAAGAAGCCCGAGCTCTCCGCGCCGCTCGTCGCCGAGCACGTCGCCGCGCAGCTCCAGGGCCGCGTCTCGTTCCGCCGCGCGATGAAGAAGTCCATCGCCACGGCCATGCGCATGGGCGCCAAGGGCATCAAGATCCGCTGCGCCGGTCGCCTGGGCGGCTCCGAGATGTCCCGCGTCGAGAACTACCACGACGGCAGCGTGCCCCTGCACACGCTGCGGTCCGACATCGACTACGGCACCACCACGGCCCGCACGACCTACGGCGCCATCGGTGTGAAGGTGTGGATCTGCAAAGGCGAGATCTTCCCGGCCGATTTCAAGGAGCAGCTGCGTTCCCAGGTGCACGAGGAGCGCGCCTAGCCACCGCGGGCGAGGCCGCCCGATCGGCCCGACCGGAGAGGACGACGAGTCATGTTGATGCCGAAGAGGACGAAGTTCAGGAAGATGCACAAGGGCCGCATGCGGGGCACCACCCTGCGCGGCGCCACCGTGGCGTTCGGCGACTACGGGCTCCAGGCCGTCGAGTGCGGCTGGGCCTCGAGCCGCCAGATCGAGGCCGCCCGTGTGGCGATCACCCGCAGCATCAAGCGCGTCGGCAAGGTCTGGATCCGCGTCTTTCCCGACAAGCCCATCACCCTGAAGCCCGCCGAGACGCGCATGGGCAAGGGCAAGGGCAACCCCGAGTACTGGGTCGCCGTGATCAAGCCCGGCCGGATCCTGTACGAGGTCAACGGCGTGAACCTGGAGTCGGCCAAGGAGGCCTTCCGCCTCGGCGCCGCCAAGCTGCCCTTCAAGACGCGCGTCGTCACCCGGCGCGGGGAGTGATCGCGATGATGAAAGCCCACGATCTGCGGGAGATGTCCGTCGAGGAGCTGCAGGGGCTCGTCTCGGAGAAGTCCGAGGAGCTGCTGAACCTGCGGATGCAGCTGAAGATGCGCCGCCTGGACAACCCGCTGCAGGTCCGCGCCGCCCGCCGCGAGCTGGCGGTCATCAAGACGGTGATCAACGAGAAGACGTCCGGGCGCTGACCGCGCCCCCATCGCCCGCGGCGGGAGCCGCGGCCCGGGAGAGACTGCGATGACGAACACGGAGAGGAACCTCAGGGCCACGCGGATCGGCACGGTCGTGTCCAACAAGATGGACAAGACCGTGGTCGTGCGCGTCGACCGGCGATTCCCGCACCCCCTGTACAAGCGGATCATCAACCAGTCGATGAAGCTGGCGGCCCACGACGAGACC
It encodes the following:
- the rplB gene encoding 50S ribosomal protein L2, giving the protein MAIKKLKPVTPGQRFRTVSDFSELTASRPEKSLLEPLNKTGGRNNNGRITCRHRGGGHKRRYRLIDFKRDKRDIPARVATVEYDPNRSARIALLSYADGEKRYILWPNGLKVNDTVLAGEAATFNVGNSLPLHRVPLGTLVHNVELQIGRGGQIVRSAGSFAQVLAKEGDYVTLRLPSGEVRMVHRNCYATIGEVGNSEHENVVIGKAGKTRWLGRRPKVRGVAMNPVDHPHGGGEGRTSGGRHPVTPWGVPTKGFKTRHKKPSDRFIVRRRGKK
- the rpsS gene encoding 30S ribosomal protein S19, with protein sequence MARSIKKGPFIDDHLMKKVVDMNDKGEKRVVKTWSRRSTIVPEFLGHTLAVHNGKQFIPVYVQENMVGHKLGEFAATRTYRGHTSKDKKKK
- the rplV gene encoding 50S ribosomal protein L22 encodes the protein MDGRAVNRFVRISARKARIVADLVRGKRVDQALMILRLTPKKASPLLTKAILSATANARVAGGAEARVENSGFIVSEVRIDEGPTMKRIRPRAQGRAYRILKRTSHIQVTVSSVQ
- the rpsC gene encoding 30S ribosomal protein S3, which produces MGQKTHPVGFRLGIVKDWNSSWFSDKSYADWLQEDLLLRRYVTARVGSAGIASIKIKRYREKVNVIISTSRPGVVIGRQGKRADELRAELQQTIGKNVKLDVEEVKKPELSAPLVAEHVAAQLQGRVSFRRAMKKSIATAMRMGAKGIKIRCAGRLGGSEMSRVENYHDGSVPLHTLRSDIDYGTTTARTTYGAIGVKVWICKGEIFPADFKEQLRSQVHEERA
- the rplP gene encoding 50S ribosomal protein L16, with protein sequence MLMPKRTKFRKMHKGRMRGTTLRGATVAFGDYGLQAVECGWASSRQIEAARVAITRSIKRVGKVWIRVFPDKPITLKPAETRMGKGKGNPEYWVAVIKPGRILYEVNGVNLESAKEAFRLGAAKLPFKTRVVTRRGE
- the rpmC gene encoding 50S ribosomal protein L29, with amino-acid sequence MMKAHDLREMSVEELQGLVSEKSEELLNLRMQLKMRRLDNPLQVRAARRELAVIKTVINEKTSGR
- the rpsQ gene encoding 30S ribosomal protein S17, giving the protein MTNTERNLRATRIGTVVSNKMDKTVVVRVDRRFPHPLYKRIINQSMKLAAHDETNDCRIGDIVKLMATRPFSKTKRWRVAEIIERAK